CTAGGGGGTGAGGGTCTGTGCCTAAGGTGAGTTATTAATAAGATGTTGCGTGCCATTGTTCTCATCCCTCTCATCCTGCCCCTTTGCAACCACAGGGTAAACGAAACCACGTGCGTAAGTCTTATTTAGAACTTACGCAGTTGAACGTGTTTCCCCCGTATTCATCGAAAGGGGATGTTTGAGGACGAAGCCCACTCAAACAATGGATTCCCCCTTCTCCCAGTGGGAGAGCAGGTACATACCGAAGGCGGGTCGCAGGGGGATGAGGGCAACTGCGCAACGTCTATTATTGTACTCGACTGGTCGGAAAGACCAGAATAGATCGCACCGCCTTGCTATACACTTACCAGATAGGGGATCACCATGACCACTGAACGAGATCGCTATGCCGAACGGATGATGAATCCACCAGCCCCACTGGATCGGAAACGTGTCCTCACCATCGCCTTTATCGCCTTTGTCGTCGTCTTTTTTCTGTGGCAGACGCGAAGTATTATCCTCTACCCGTTTTACCTGCTTGTCACCTACGTTCACGAGATGGGGCATGGCTTGGCGGCAGTTTTTACGGGGGGGCGCTTCGTCAGTTTTCATGTCTACCCCAATGGGGCGGGGGTTGCTTATACGGACGGCGGCAACCAACACCTGATCTTGGTGGCGGGGTATGTGGGAACGGCGCTTTTTGGGGCGATGCTGCTCTACCTCGCCAACCGTGTCCGACGTGTGACGTTGGTGTCCTATGGAATGGCGGCTTTTTTCATCCTCTCTGCGCTCTTTTTTGGCGGTTCGGGCGGCTGGAATATGATCACCGCAATCACCGCCTTTTTTGCCATTATGATCGGTGTGACGGCAGGGGTAGGGTTCATTGCCCTTGCCCGCTATGGCAACCGCACGGCGAATGTCTTGATTTTGAACACCTTCGCCTTCATCATCGGCTTTAATGTCATCAATGACTTCCTCTACCTGTTTAACAACCAAACCATTGGGATTGACGATATTCCGAATGATGCCGCAGCCATGGCAAAACTGACCAGTACTCCTACGGCGTCGTGGATCATTCTTTGGCTGATGATCTCTATTTTGATGATGGGCATCGCCGCGATTTACGCTTTTGTAGACCAAAAACAGGCGAGAGTAACTGGTTGAGGGGATTTCTCATGGCGTCTTTGTCCTGAGGACAAACCATTTTCCAACCCACTGCCGATCATTTTCGCGCTACAATGCAAGGTAGCAAGGTATGAGCGCGTGCGATGACCGTCAAAATTCTGATTGTAGACCCCGATATTTCCTTCAGCGTGCCGATCAAGCGGGCGCTAGAGCAGCGCGGTGATTATCGCGTTCATACCTTTGCCAGTGGGCAGCCCGCACTGGAAATGCTTCAACGCGATGCCCACGATGTGGTGATCCTTGACGCGGATATTGCCGACATTGCCCTTCCCGCCCTGATCCATGCCATGCGGCGCGTCCAACCCTGGCTGTATGTCATGATCAGCACGACGCCAGATCGAGATAAGCCCGCCGTCCGTCCCCTCAATGTGCAAGGGATGATTGCTAAGCCCTACCTTGCCCGCAATCTGATTCATGCCCTAAGTGCGGCGGTGCGCTGGATCGAAGTGCGCCGCACGGCGACGGGCGGACGCGGGGCAGCCGAGCAACCCCCTAGCGAGCCGCTTCGCACGCTTGCTACCCTAACTATTCCCGACGCGCCGCCCTCTCTAGAGGATACGCCGAATCTAGGGAGGAAGCTAACTAGTGGGGCAATCAGCGAGCCGCCCATTCCCGACGACGCCACTGCCCGCGATGTGTTCCGGCGCACCAGCAAGCCGCTGCCTCCCGAACCGCCCCTTCCCGAAGAGGCGACAACGCCCACCGTGAACGTGGCGGGTCGCACCAGTGATTCCGCCCCGCCCCCACCAGACAGCCTCCCTGAAATGCCGCCGGAGGAAGCCCAAACGCTGGTGGAGGCGTCCCTTGCAGCGCTGGCATTAGAGATCACCGATGACGCCACAATCCCGTTGGAACGTCTGCCAGAGGCATTCGAGAGCAGTTCGGAACACCTTCCGCCGGATGCCCGTCCCACCTTCAACCCCCTAGCGCTTTGGCAGCACGCCGATGATTTGAATGAGCCAACCCTTGTGGAGGCGCCGCCAACCCTCCCCGCATCCCTTCAGGGTGAGCCTTCCGACGTGCTTGAAGATGACATGGCGCGAACCTTCCGCACCCTGATTGGGGAGGAGACTTCCCCCCTACAACCCGTGAGCGATGCCCTGCCCCCAGAGGCTGACATAGCTCATCCGCCGCCACCCCCGGCTGATGCGGCAGACGCGCCTGAACCGGTCACTATGTTGGCACGGATGGCGCTTTACCTCACACAGATCACCACCGGCTCAGCAGCGCGGGCAGCGCTCTTAATTCAGGATGGCAGCCTGATTGCCCAATCGGGCGGGATTTCGGAACGGGACATACGCGGCTGTGTGGCGGATGTTGCAAAGGCGTGGTCAAAAGGGGCGGCGGGACCATCCCCTGAATCAACTCCGGCAAAACTGAGTTATGTGGAACTGCCAAGCGGTAGCGATTACCTGATGTATTCGGTGCAGACGGTGGAAGGGATGATCCTTGTCATGCTGTTCCCCGGTGATGTGCCGTTGGGAACGATCCGCAAACAGGCAAGTTCCCTGCGCGGGGCGTTGATCAGCGTCCCTGATAGCGCCGAGGCAGTCGAATCTGAGGCAGTCACTG
The genomic region above belongs to Anaerolineales bacterium and contains:
- a CDS encoding response regulator codes for the protein MTVKILIVDPDISFSVPIKRALEQRGDYRVHTFASGQPALEMLQRDAHDVVILDADIADIALPALIHAMRRVQPWLYVMISTTPDRDKPAVRPLNVQGMIAKPYLARNLIHALSAAVRWIEVRRTATGGRGAAEQPPSEPLRTLATLTIPDAPPSLEDTPNLGRKLTSGAISEPPIPDDATARDVFRRTSKPLPPEPPLPEEATTPTVNVAGRTSDSAPPPPDSLPEMPPEEAQTLVEASLAALALEITDDATIPLERLPEAFESSSEHLPPDARPTFNPLALWQHADDLNEPTLVEAPPTLPASLQGEPSDVLEDDMARTFRTLIGEETSPLQPVSDALPPEADIAHPPPPPADAADAPEPVTMLARMALYLTQITTGSAARAALLIQDGSLIAQSGGISERDIRGCVADVAKAWSKGAAGPSPESTPAKLSYVELPSGSDYLMYSVQTVEGMILVMLFPGDVPLGTIRKQASSLRGALISVPDSAEAVESEAVTADSEAATTLPSRPTDMIPPEGLREALTIASPLASTPESPALAAPSSPERPTVPYAAFTFVWLPRSGTLSDYQVAMLPTWLERAALPRFWDIESVQGQPTHAVIHLRLPEGTSPYEARTTLQQETALSAGADDFWAEVYYLVTGGREVTPQEVANLLEFHREAAG
- a CDS encoding M50 family metallopeptidase, with product MTTERDRYAERMMNPPAPLDRKRVLTIAFIAFVVVFFLWQTRSIILYPFYLLVTYVHEMGHGLAAVFTGGRFVSFHVYPNGAGVAYTDGGNQHLILVAGYVGTALFGAMLLYLANRVRRVTLVSYGMAAFFILSALFFGGSGGWNMITAITAFFAIMIGVTAGVGFIALARYGNRTANVLILNTFAFIIGFNVINDFLYLFNNQTIGIDDIPNDAAAMAKLTSTPTASWIILWLMISILMMGIAAIYAFVDQKQARVTG